In one Acipenser ruthenus chromosome 10, fAciRut3.2 maternal haplotype, whole genome shotgun sequence genomic region, the following are encoded:
- the LOC117402818 gene encoding metaxin-2 isoform X2: MCNLPVQVVCRANAEYMSPSGKVPFIHVGNQVVSELGPIVQFIKAKGHSLSDGLDEVQKAEMKAYMELVNNMLLTAELYIQWCDENTAKEITRPRFSSPYTWPLNHVLAYQKQWEVRRKMKAIGWAGKTLDQVYEDVSQCCQALSQRLGTQPYFFNKQPTELDALVFGHLFTILTTQLTSDELGEKVKNYSNLLSFCRRIEQNYFEDHDKDSITSSTSRLSKGSSLM; the protein is encoded by the exons gtaaaGTCCCTTTTATACATGTCGGTAATCAAGTCGTATCGGAACTTGGTCCTATAGTCCAGTTCATCAAGGCGAAG GGCCATTCACTTAGCGATGGCCTGGATGAAGTCCAGAAGGCTGAGATGAAAGCCTACATGGAACTTGTGAATAATATGCTGCTGACAGCTGAG CTGTACATACAGTGGTGTGATGAAAATACAGCAAAGGAG ATCACTAGGCCTAGATTTAGCTCTCCATACACATGGCCTCTGAATCACGTGTTGGCCTATCAGAAGCAGTGGGAAGTTCGACGTAAGATGAAAGCGATTGGATGGGCAGGGAAGACTCTTGATCAG GTTTATGAAGATGTAAGTCAGTGCTGCCAAGCTTTGTCACAGCGACTGGGGACACAGCCTTATTTCTTCAACAAACA GCCTACTGAACTGGATGCTCTAGTCTTTGGACATCTGTTCACAATTCTTACAACTCAGCTCACCAGTGATGAATTGGGAGAGAAAGTGAAGAACTACAGTAACCTGTTGTCATTCTGCAGGAGGATAGAGCAGAACTACTTTGAAGACCATGACAAAGACAGCATTACAAGTTCAACCTCTCGCTTATCAAAAGGCTCTTCCTTAATGTAA